TGGCCTGCTCGGGCGGGTGGGAGGCGAAGGTGGCGTCGTGGTCGGGCGACTCGATGAGCACGTCGGCGAAGCCGGCCGAAGCCTTGTGGCGGTGGAGGGCGTCGCCGGCCTCTTCGGCCGGATCCGCCGGATCGGCCAGGTCCGCGAACTTGTTTGGCACGATGCGGACCGCCCATGCGCCGGCGGGATCGTCGTAGCGCAGGACCTCGCCGGTCGTCTCGGCTTCATGGCCCGGGCAGAAGGGGCATTCGCGCGGCTCGTCGACCTGCGGCCGGCCGTGCCGTTCGGCCGCGAGCACGAACCATCGGCCCGAAAGGGGGTCCCGGCGGAATTGAGACATGGGACAATTCTCGCATGACGAAAGGAAGCTCCCTCATGTGTGCCTCTTCTAGTCGAAGCGGACCGGGACCGCTGTAGGGCGCCGACGGTGCTCGACCTGCTGGCCCCGCTGGGTCGCCCGCCGCTCGATACGTTCTCGCCGACGCAGGTGGTGCGGACAGCCGAGGTGATGCCGGCCGGCGTGTGGGAACTGGAGGGCGGGGCCCGCTTCTCGCCCGTGACGGGCTTGACGGGAGCCGGCGGATTGCGCGGCGGACTGCTTCCCGGCCTCGAGCTGTCAGTGGCTTTTCCGCCGCCCGCAAACTGGGACGCCGAGCGGCGCCTGGTGGGATTGCGGTTCGCGCCCATCCCGTCCCTCTGGTCGCTCGAGGTGTCTTCAGACGTCCCGCCGTTCGGCGGCCGGGCCCTGGGCCTCGAGGCCGGCTCGACGCTGGAGATCGCGCTGCCGTGGTTCACGCCGCGCCTGTCTCCCCGCGTGTTCTACCTGCGATCCCCCGGGCCCGACGGCTTCGCAGAGAGCCTGCATCCCCGGCTGGCCGTCGGGGTCGAGACGCGGGCCTTCAAGGTCGTCTCGCTGGGACTGGACTACGACTACGGCTTCTGGGGGGCGTCCACCCTCAACTTCGGCACGCGCTTCCGGGCTATTGGCAACCTGGGCGGCGCGCTCTTCGCCTCCCTGCCCACGTACGCCCTCGGGAATCCCTCCACGTACAAGGCGGGATTCCTCGCCGCGATGAGGTTCTAGACCATGGCCACCGTCACGATGACGTCCCAGGAGAAGGTGCGCGAGGCCTTCAAGGCCAGGTTCGGCGCGGCGCCGCACCTGGTGGCGCGGGCGCCCGGCCGGGTCAACCTCATCGGGGAGCATACCGACTACAACGGCGGCTTTGTCTTCCCCATGGCCATCAGCCGCGCGGCTTACGTGGCGATCGGGCCGGCCGAGGGAAGCCAGACCACGGTGCAGTCGGTGCAGTTCCGGGAGACCGACGCCTTCCCGGCCGGCGATCTCGAAAGGACCGGGACCTGGCGCGACTACGTGCGCGGGGTGGTCGCCATCGCCGCGAAACTGGGCCTCGAGGCGCGGCCCTGCAACCTCCTGGTGGACGGCGACGTGCCGCTGGGCTCGGGGTTGTCGAGTTCGGCCGCGCTGGAAGTGGCCACGTTCACGGCCTTGAATGCTTACAACGGCTGGGGCCTGCCGGCCCTGGACATCGCCAAGCTGTCGCAACGGGCCGAGAACGACTTCGTGGGCGTCAACTGCGGCATCATGGATCAGCTCGTGAGCGTCTTCGGCGAAGAGGACTGCGCGCTGTTCGTCGATTGCCGGTCGCTGGAGTTCCGCCCCATTCCGCTGCACCTGGCCGAAAA
This DNA window, taken from Candidatus Tanganyikabacteria bacterium, encodes the following:
- the galK gene encoding galactokinase; translation: MTSQEKVREAFKARFGAAPHLVARAPGRVNLIGEHTDYNGGFVFPMAISRAAYVAIGPAEGSQTTVQSVQFRETDAFPAGDLERTGTWRDYVRGVVAIAAKLGLEARPCNLLVDGDVPLGSGLSSSAALEVATFTALNAYNGWGLPALDIAKLSQRAENDFVGVNCGIMDQLVSVFGEEDCALFVDCRSLEFRPIPLHLAENGVQVAILDSEVPRTLATGGYNQRRQECEEGVALLAQALGRDLDALRDVSEAEFAAHAQVLPMPIRARVRHVVSENARVLRAATFLAAGDVTAFGELMDQSHDSLRDDYEVSCEELDLLVSLARNTQGVLGARLTGAGFGGCAVALVRSEALPALQAALDGYMRQTGLTPAIWLCNAASGASVSPIS